One window from the genome of Bdellovibrio sp. NC01 encodes:
- a CDS encoding DUF3817 domain-containing protein: MSTSYRLKYFRFLTFLEGCSLLILMFVAMPARAIMHDPTPVRIMGMIHGILFLMFFYTLLTTAIENKWSLRRLVLALFAASLPFGSFWFDRKYLKTT; this comes from the coding sequence ATGAGTACTTCTTATCGTCTTAAATATTTTCGTTTCCTGACTTTCTTAGAGGGCTGCTCTTTGTTGATCTTGATGTTTGTCGCAATGCCTGCACGCGCAATCATGCATGATCCAACGCCAGTCAGAATTATGGGTATGATTCACGGAATTTTGTTTTTGATGTTTTTTTATACTCTGTTGACGACTGCTATAGAAAACAAATGGTCGCTAAGAAGACTTGTCTTAGCTTTGTTCGCGGCTTCGCTTCCGTTTGGTTCGTTCTGGTTTGATCGAAAATATTTAAAAACGACTTGA
- a CDS encoding intradiol ring-cleavage dioxygenase, whose protein sequence is MESKKFSRRELIKYGGAALFGTALGQVLGCSPANFVSANQAADSSDSTTITNGSCAVIPSETAGPYPAHDDSAINVLRLNGIVRSDIRSSLNAGSYTGSATASGVPLTLILNLQDVSNSCDPLAGYAIYVWHCNINGGYSMYSSGIARETYLRGVQQTDTQGRVTFTTIFPGCYDGRMTHIHFEIYPSLAQAVDDNYVVRTSQLTFPMATLNNVYNNVASYSLSKTNLSRISYSTDNVFSDGTTYQMATISGDNTNGYVGSLNIGIQT, encoded by the coding sequence ATGGAGTCAAAAAAGTTTTCCCGACGAGAATTAATCAAATATGGCGGCGCAGCCCTTTTCGGAACGGCCTTAGGGCAAGTGCTAGGTTGTTCACCTGCGAATTTTGTATCAGCAAATCAAGCCGCCGACAGTTCTGATTCGACGACCATCACAAATGGATCTTGTGCAGTGATTCCGTCTGAAACTGCTGGTCCTTATCCCGCCCATGATGATAGCGCCATCAACGTACTAAGATTGAATGGGATTGTTCGTAGCGATATTCGTTCGAGCCTGAACGCGGGAAGTTATACGGGCAGCGCTACCGCTTCCGGCGTGCCGTTAACGTTGATCTTAAATCTACAAGACGTTTCCAATAGCTGCGATCCGCTGGCGGGCTACGCGATTTATGTTTGGCATTGTAATATCAATGGCGGCTATTCGATGTATAGCTCAGGCATTGCGCGTGAAACGTATTTGCGTGGTGTGCAGCAAACCGATACCCAGGGGAGAGTGACTTTCACAACGATCTTTCCAGGGTGTTATGACGGGCGCATGACACATATTCATTTCGAGATTTATCCAAGCCTCGCGCAAGCAGTGGACGATAACTATGTGGTTCGCACATCGCAGTTAACTTTTCCAATGGCGACGTTGAATAACGTTTACAACAATGTTGCGAGCTACAGTTTGAGTAAAACAAATTTATCCAGAATCAGTTATTCAACGGATAATGTGTTTAGCGACGGCACGACTTATCAGATGGCGACGATTTCTGGAGACAACACGAACGGCTATGTGGGCAGTCTGAATATCGGTATTCAAACTTAA
- a CDS encoding RNA-binding protein, which yields MGKKIYVGNLSYNVGDQELGETFAQFGNVESARVITDRESGRSKGFGFVEMSSDAEAKTAIEKLNGADLAGRNMNVSEAKPMAPREGGGRSFGGGNRGGGRGFGGGDRGGRSNY from the coding sequence ATGGGTAAAAAAATCTACGTTGGAAATCTTTCTTACAATGTTGGCGACCAAGAGTTGGGCGAAACTTTCGCACAATTCGGTAACGTTGAATCTGCACGTGTTATCACTGACCGTGAATCAGGTCGCAGCAAAGGTTTCGGCTTTGTTGAAATGTCTTCTGATGCTGAAGCAAAAACAGCTATCGAAAAATTGAACGGTGCTGACCTTGCTGGTCGTAACATGAACGTTTCTGAAGCGAAACCAATGGCTCCACGTGAAGGTGGCGGTCGTTCTTTCGGTGGTGGAAACCGTGGCGGTGGTCGTGGCTTCGGCGGCGGCGATCGTGGTGGTCGTTCTAACTACTAA
- a CDS encoding DUF333 domain-containing protein, which produces MKITMIALALLTCLPLPTWAYPAVGDKVTWSGNFKRVDGTDYNIKITKEVVGFDAKEMSWKVKVDAIMGQQKSSDIFETKDLYSPKQYKELLANCASKGGSLESLKLDIGQYQTCKLTTVAEDGTRIEKWWGDIPFGVISKTTRDSGQVAQTPELKAILTGL; this is translated from the coding sequence ATGAAAATCACGATGATCGCATTGGCTTTATTAACTTGTTTACCTCTGCCGACGTGGGCTTATCCTGCGGTAGGAGATAAAGTCACTTGGAGTGGCAACTTCAAGCGCGTTGACGGCACAGACTACAACATCAAAATCACCAAAGAAGTGGTCGGCTTTGATGCTAAAGAAATGAGCTGGAAAGTGAAAGTCGATGCCATCATGGGTCAACAAAAGAGCTCAGACATCTTTGAAACCAAGGATTTGTACTCACCCAAGCAGTACAAGGAACTTCTGGCCAACTGCGCCTCAAAGGGCGGGTCGCTGGAAAGCTTAAAGCTTGATATCGGTCAATACCAAACCTGCAAACTCACGACGGTTGCGGAAGATGGCACCCGCATAGAGAAGTGGTGGGGCGACATTCCGTTCGGGGTTATCAGCAAAACGACCCGTGACTCAGGGCAGGTAGCCCAAACCCCTGAACTTAAGGCTATTCTTACAGGGCTGTAA
- the pgsA gene encoding CDP-diacylglycerol--glycerol-3-phosphate 3-phosphatidyltransferase, translating to MALTEWQKNLPTRITLSRVFVVPFIVAAMWPNTLTWNIVAAVLFMLASTTDYFDGYYARKYKAVSNFGKFMDPIADKILVTSVLAMLLALGKIDAWMVIIILARDNFIGGIRSVAAADQIIIDAKPAGKWKTAMQMVAIPIVIIGNMDPYVPYLDKIGYGVLWVSVILSITSGIEYYLGYLKSRKSA from the coding sequence ATGGCGCTAACAGAATGGCAAAAGAATCTTCCTACTCGAATCACTCTCAGCCGAGTGTTCGTTGTGCCTTTCATTGTGGCAGCCATGTGGCCCAACACGCTAACGTGGAATATCGTTGCTGCTGTGCTTTTCATGCTGGCATCGACGACGGATTACTTCGATGGCTACTACGCGCGCAAATACAAAGCTGTTAGCAATTTCGGCAAATTCATGGACCCCATCGCCGATAAAATTCTGGTGACGAGTGTTCTAGCAATGCTCCTGGCTTTGGGGAAAATCGACGCGTGGATGGTGATTATTATCCTGGCGCGCGACAACTTTATCGGGGGCATCCGCTCCGTTGCTGCGGCAGATCAAATCATTATCGACGCCAAACCGGCCGGAAAATGGAAGACCGCAATGCAGATGGTCGCCATTCCCATTGTAATTATTGGAAATATGGACCCCTACGTGCCGTATTTGGACAAAATTGGTTACGGAGTCTTGTGGGTCAGCGTCATTTTGAGTATAACAAGCGGTATCGAATACTACTTAGGATACTTAAAGAGCCGTAAGAGCGCTTAA
- a CDS encoding acyl-CoA thioesterase encodes MFIHRHKVQFYETDLMGIVHHSNYLRFYEEARVLWAHSRGLIDYQKPGSASHFAVYETQVKHLKPTFFGDDLEIEVQARTEGNRLIFQYRLRGRNGEVCSVAQTVHVPLGLDLKLLRLSAEIKAATEKEQWTETWL; translated from the coding sequence ATGTTTATTCATCGTCACAAGGTTCAGTTTTACGAGACCGATCTCATGGGGATTGTTCATCACAGCAATTATTTGCGTTTCTACGAAGAAGCGCGTGTATTGTGGGCGCATTCCCGAGGTTTGATTGATTATCAAAAGCCGGGCTCGGCGAGTCATTTTGCGGTTTACGAAACGCAAGTAAAGCACTTGAAGCCGACTTTCTTTGGCGATGATTTAGAGATTGAAGTGCAGGCGCGTACAGAAGGGAATCGTTTGATTTTCCAATATCGTCTGCGCGGTAGAAATGGCGAAGTATGTTCTGTCGCACAGACGGTTCACGTGCCACTAGGATTAGATTTAAAATTACTTAGACTATCTGCGGAGATCAAAGCCGCAACGGAGAAAGAACAATGGACAGAAACCTGGCTTTAG
- the glpX gene encoding class II fructose-bisphosphatase, translating into MDRNLALEFVRVTEAAALASARWMGRGDEKAADAAAVDAMRKAFDIVRMDGTVVIGEGERDEAPMLYIGEPVGDKSLDAPKLDIALDPLEGTTICATGGVGAISVIAVAEKGKFLHAPDTYMDKIACGPGARGKIDIDKTPTENINAVAKALGKAVSDLTVVILNRPRHTDLIAEARKTGARINLIGDGDVSAAVASAWPDSGVDLLMGIGGAPEGVISAAAMQCLGGDFQGRLKFRNEEERERAKRMGLKDLDKKFTMDELASGSVMFIASGVTDGPLLKGIRFLPDGKAKSHSVVMRSQTGTIRTIEAFHDLTRKPAK; encoded by the coding sequence ATGGACAGAAACCTGGCTTTAGAATTTGTACGTGTGACTGAGGCAGCAGCCTTAGCTTCTGCTCGTTGGATGGGTCGTGGCGATGAAAAAGCAGCAGACGCTGCCGCTGTCGATGCGATGAGAAAAGCATTCGATATCGTTCGTATGGACGGTACCGTTGTGATCGGTGAAGGGGAGCGTGATGAAGCTCCGATGTTGTACATCGGTGAACCGGTTGGCGATAAATCTTTGGATGCTCCGAAATTAGATATCGCTTTGGATCCACTAGAGGGCACAACGATTTGTGCGACGGGTGGTGTTGGTGCGATCTCGGTTATCGCGGTTGCTGAAAAAGGCAAATTCTTGCATGCACCTGATACTTACATGGATAAAATTGCTTGCGGTCCTGGCGCTCGCGGTAAAATTGATATTGATAAAACTCCGACTGAAAACATCAATGCGGTTGCAAAAGCATTGGGTAAAGCGGTGAGTGATTTGACGGTTGTTATTTTGAATCGTCCTCGTCACACAGATTTGATCGCGGAAGCTCGTAAAACGGGAGCACGTATTAACTTGATCGGTGATGGTGACGTGTCTGCGGCAGTGGCTTCGGCATGGCCGGATTCAGGCGTTGATTTGTTGATGGGTATCGGTGGCGCACCAGAAGGTGTGATCTCGGCTGCGGCAATGCAATGTTTGGGTGGCGACTTCCAAGGCCGCCTTAAATTCCGTAATGAAGAAGAGCGCGAACGTGCGAAACGCATGGGCTTAAAAGACTTGGACAAAAAATTCACGATGGATGAATTGGCGTCTGGCTCTGTGATGTTCATCGCTTCGGGTGTGACAGATGGACCGTTGTTGAAAGGAATTCGTTTCCTTCCAGACGGAAAAGCAAAAAGCCATTCTGTGGTGATGAGATCGCAAACTGGAACAATCCGGACCATTGAAGCTTTCCACGATTTGACTCGCAAGCCAGCAAAGTAG
- a CDS encoding sensor histidine kinase, whose product MRVLSQSVLNSLALDFHRRSVAASVGFIVVFSLLLFIPIATTPVYIPIHQIAAVCALCASFVRLYIGLKVMKEGMPGLRFRKLHAAVILISTTGLGIVCTLGFWDPLNSDSKIFITSFLISAIMAGSTSSLALNPRVQAYFLFVVGVIPGTVLAFSTHTGELPYNVWTIFIFTFVVYVYGNSKQFYLSMATRYEVEEALQVEKQNLTMALQKVETTQEELLAQTARAEYSAKLASLGEMAGGIAHEINTPLNVILLSVEQQLDLLQDAEINKTLMREAIEKVQSTTNRIAAIVRGLRTFARDGAKDPIEVVPVDTLIETTLSLCLEKFKLNDIELRRPQASHLTVHCRPVQISQVLLNLLNNAFEAIRELPQKWIAIEVRDLGSSVEIRITDSGHGIPEDIHHEIFRPFYTTKEIGKGTGLGLSISRGLIEAHHGKLFIDSTNPNTSFVIQLPH is encoded by the coding sequence ATGCGAGTATTAAGTCAGTCCGTTCTCAACAGTTTAGCTCTTGATTTCCACAGACGTAGTGTCGCTGCCTCTGTGGGCTTCATAGTGGTCTTTTCTTTGTTGTTATTTATTCCGATAGCAACGACCCCAGTCTACATTCCCATTCATCAAATTGCAGCTGTCTGCGCTTTGTGCGCAAGCTTTGTGCGTTTGTATATTGGTTTGAAAGTCATGAAAGAAGGCATGCCGGGTTTGCGCTTTCGTAAACTTCATGCGGCGGTCATTTTGATTAGTACGACCGGACTTGGTATCGTTTGTACTTTAGGATTTTGGGATCCTCTTAATTCTGACTCAAAAATTTTTATTACTTCTTTTTTGATCAGTGCCATCATGGCGGGGTCGACGTCATCATTAGCGTTAAATCCACGTGTTCAAGCGTATTTTCTTTTTGTTGTTGGCGTGATTCCGGGGACTGTTCTGGCGTTTTCGACTCACACGGGGGAATTGCCCTATAATGTCTGGACGATTTTTATATTTACCTTCGTGGTTTATGTTTACGGTAATTCGAAGCAGTTTTACTTAAGCATGGCGACACGCTATGAAGTTGAAGAGGCTCTGCAAGTTGAAAAACAGAACCTAACAATGGCTTTGCAAAAGGTCGAAACCACGCAAGAAGAGCTGTTGGCGCAAACCGCACGTGCCGAATATTCTGCGAAGCTTGCCTCACTGGGTGAGATGGCGGGTGGTATCGCCCATGAAATCAATACGCCGCTAAATGTAATTCTGTTGTCCGTCGAGCAACAGTTAGATCTTCTGCAAGATGCAGAGATCAATAAAACCCTGATGCGTGAAGCGATTGAGAAAGTTCAATCAACAACGAATCGCATCGCAGCGATTGTTCGTGGGCTTCGCACCTTTGCGCGCGACGGTGCGAAGGATCCAATCGAAGTTGTGCCGGTGGATACGCTTATCGAAACCACGCTGTCGTTGTGTTTGGAGAAATTCAAACTGAACGATATTGAATTGCGTAGGCCGCAGGCGTCTCATTTGACGGTGCATTGTCGTCCTGTGCAAATTTCGCAGGTGCTTTTGAATTTATTAAATAATGCTTTTGAAGCCATTCGTGAATTGCCGCAAAAGTGGATTGCGATCGAAGTGCGTGATTTAGGCTCGAGTGTGGAAATTCGTATTACTGACAGTGGTCATGGTATTCCCGAAGACATTCATCATGAAATTTTCAGACCGTTTTATACGACCAAAGAAATTGGTAAAGGCACTGGATTGGGTTTAAGTATTTCGCGCGGCTTGATTGAAGCGCATCACGGGAAGCTCTTTATTGATTCGACGAATCCGAATACGTCGTTTGTGATTCAATTGCCTCACTAA
- a CDS encoding response regulator: MKYKILIVDDEKDLRDLISYFLLREHFEVQTAENGKDAFEKVQTWNPNLVISDIRMPIWDGFELLRKLSANALKTPVMFISGYVGGDEEVLKNDPNCVGFIPKPVTKTELVRLVKEQQSRQAHA; encoded by the coding sequence ATGAAGTACAAAATCCTCATTGTTGATGATGAGAAAGATCTGCGGGATCTGATTTCGTACTTTTTATTGCGCGAACACTTCGAAGTACAAACCGCCGAAAATGGCAAAGATGCCTTTGAAAAAGTTCAAACCTGGAATCCAAACTTAGTTATCAGCGACATCCGCATGCCTATCTGGGACGGCTTTGAATTACTACGCAAACTCAGCGCAAATGCTCTTAAAACGCCTGTGATGTTTATTTCTGGTTACGTCGGTGGCGACGAAGAAGTTCTTAAAAACGACCCAAATTGTGTGGGTTTCATTCCTAAACCCGTCACCAAGACCGAGCTTGTTCGCCTGGTCAAAGAACAACAATCCCGCCAAGCTCACGCTTAG
- a CDS encoding type II toxin-antitoxin system RatA family toxin: protein MAKASTTEVFNCSVEQFYKIIADYEKYPEFLSEVKSCKVLKSEGNRKLVEYSVSVIKSFKYSLWMTESAPTSITWEFASGDVFKTSVGSWKLEDEAGKTRATYAVEATFSMFVPGPIANALVSVNLPNMMSAYHKRVKQVYGV, encoded by the coding sequence ATGGCAAAAGCATCTACTACCGAAGTCTTTAATTGCAGTGTTGAACAGTTTTATAAAATCATCGCGGATTACGAAAAGTATCCAGAATTTTTGTCGGAAGTAAAATCCTGCAAAGTTCTCAAATCTGAAGGCAACCGCAAGCTTGTTGAATACAGTGTTTCCGTAATCAAATCGTTTAAATACTCTTTGTGGATGACGGAATCAGCGCCAACAAGCATTACCTGGGAATTCGCTTCTGGCGACGTTTTCAAGACTTCTGTGGGATCTTGGAAATTGGAAGATGAAGCTGGTAAAACACGCGCGACTTACGCCGTGGAAGCGACATTTAGCATGTTCGTACCAGGTCCTATTGCAAATGCCTTGGTGAGTGTGAATTTGCCAAATATGATGAGTGCATATCACAAGCGAGTAAAACAAGTTTATGGCGTCTGA